In the genome of Ignavibacteriota bacterium, one region contains:
- a CDS encoding DUF4159 domain-containing protein: MPRKLLFLYIIFFSEFIAQSSPYFEIARVKYPGGGDWYNDPSAEVNLLKYVEDKTNIKTNQVYKFVDIESSDIFSYPFLFLTGHGNIIFSDKAAKNLNDYLTAGGFLYVDDDYGLDKSFRREIKKVFPNNELIELPFDHEIYSSFYKFEHGPPKTHEHDNKAPKGFGLFLGKRIVIYYTVESNPSDGWANPDVHNDPNEKREEALKFGTNIIIYALTH; this comes from the coding sequence ATGCCTAGAAAACTGCTTTTTTTATATATTATCTTTTTTTCAGAATTCATTGCTCAATCATCACCATATTTTGAAATTGCACGTGTAAAATATCCCGGCGGAGGCGATTGGTATAATGATCCTTCTGCCGAAGTTAATCTTTTAAAGTATGTTGAAGACAAAACAAATATTAAAACAAATCAAGTTTATAAATTTGTAGATATTGAAAGTTCGGATATATTTTCGTACCCGTTTTTATTTTTAACCGGTCACGGTAATATTATTTTTTCAGATAAAGCAGCAAAAAATTTGAATGATTATTTAACCGCGGGCGGATTTCTTTATGTAGATGATGATTATGGATTGGATAAAAGTTTCAGGAGGGAAATAAAAAAAGTTTTTCCGAATAATGAATTGATTGAGCTTCCCTTTGATCATGAAATATATAGTTCATTTTATAAATTTGAACATGGACCTCCCAAAACTCACGAACATGATAACAAAGCGCCAAAAGGTTTTGGTTTGTTTTTGGGAAAGAGAATAGTTATTTATTATACAGTAGAAAGTAATCCGAGTGATGGCTGGGCAAATCCGGATGTGCATAACGATCCTAATGAAAAAAGAGAAGAAGCTTTAAAATTTGGGACAAACATTATTATTTACGCATTAACACATTAA